The genomic DNA TGTCGTCTGGATGCGGGAGTTGCGTGACGCCAGAGGCATCAACTTTGTGGGCGAGTGTGGCGATCGTTTGCTGAGAAATGGGGTCAACCCAATCAGGGGCAATTTCAGCAAGAGGAATGAGAACAAAAGCGCGATCGATCATGCGGGGATGTGGGATCTGGAGGTGAGGCTGGTTGAGGATCAAGTCATCGTAAAGCAGGAGATCGAGATCTAGCGTTCTAGCGCCCCATCGTTCGCGACGGACTCGCCCAAATTTTGCCTCAACATCAAGCAGCATTTGCATCAGCACTTCCGGCGACAGAGTGGTGGAGAGCAGCGCACAAGCGTTGAGATAGTCAGGCTGAGGAGGTCCAACAGGGGCAGTCTGATAAAGATGAGATTTTACCTTAACCGTGATGCCTGGTATTTTGTTGAGGCGATCGAGCGCCGCTTCGAGGGTCATTCGAGAATTACCCAGAT from Trichocoleus sp. includes the following:
- the folK gene encoding 2-amino-4-hydroxy-6-hydroxymethyldihydropteridine diphosphokinase, giving the protein MVHLAAIALGSNLGNSRMTLEAALDRLNKIPGITVKVKSHLYQTAPVGPPQPDYLNACALLSTTLSPEVLMQMLLDVEAKFGRVRRERWGARTLDLDLLLYDDLILNQPHLQIPHPRMIDRAFVLIPLAEIAPDWVDPISQQTIATLAHKVDASGVTQLPHPDDKPQILSPPDLTPNL